TCTGGCGCCGGTCGAGGTGCGCTTGCGACGACCGACCCTGGAGGATGTCTTCCTGGGGCTGACGGGAAGGAGGCTCCGCGAATGAAGGCGCTCTCGTTGGCGACCAGGATCCTCCGCGAGCAGGTCCGCGATCGCCGCACGCTCGGCCTCACGGTGGCGCTGCCGGCGGGCTTCATGCTCGTGTTTGGCCTCGCCTTCGGGGGCGGGCTCCCAACCTACGACGTCGTGGTGGATGACCAGGATCGGGGCGCGCTGGCGGCGGCCTTCGTGGAACGCCTGAGCGACGCCTCCTATGAGAGCGGGCAACGCGTGTTCGAGGTTCGCCCCGGGTCCCGGGACGAGGCCGAGGCCGCCGTCCGGTCCGATCGCGCCGTCCTCGCGCTGCTGCTCCCGCCGGGCTTCTCGGAGGCAGGCGCTGCGGCAGGGACCGAGCCGGTCGCGGGCGGCGATCCCTCGGATCCCCGGTTTCCAGCCGCGTACTGGGCGATGCGCGAGGAGCTCGACGCGGCGGTCGCCGAGGCGGCGGGGGCCAGGACCCCCGGCGCCGTGTCGTCGTGGCTCATCGCGGACGCCGGCGGCACCTCCGAGTTCGACTGGTCCGTGCCGGGCGTGATCGTCTTCGCCATCATGCTCCTCGTGGCCGGCACGGCCATGATCATCGTCAACGAGCACCAGGCGGGCACGCTGCAGCGGCTTCAGCTCACCTCCATGACCGGCAACGACCTGTTCGGTGGCGTGGCGCTGAGCCAGATGGTGCTCGCGTGCATCCAGGTCCCCGTGATGTTCGGGGTTGCCGTCGCCCTCGGTTACGACGCCGCCGGCTCGATCATCGCGGCGATCCCGGTCGGCCTCGCCCTGAGCCTCTCCGCCGTCGGCCTCGGGCTGCTCGTGGCCTGCGTCGCCCGAAACCCCACGGAGGCGGCCAACCTCGGCGCTGGCGTGCTGCTGCCGGTGACGTTCCTCTCCGGCGCGTTCTTCCCCGTCCCGGACCTCGCGTTCCTGTCCGTGGCGGGCCGG
This genomic window from Candidatus Tanganyikabacteria bacterium contains:
- a CDS encoding ABC transporter permease, encoding MKALSLATRILREQVRDRRTLGLTVALPAGFMLVFGLAFGGGLPTYDVVVDDQDRGALAAAFVERLSDASYESGQRVFEVRPGSRDEAEAAVRSDRAVLALLLPPGFSEAGAAAGTEPVAGGDPSDPRFPAAYWAMREELDAAVAEAAGARTPGAVSSWLIADAGGTSEFDWSVPGVIVFAIMLLVAGTAMIIVNEHQAGTLQRLQLTSMTGNDLFGGVALSQMVLACIQVPVMFGVAVALGYDAAGSIIAAIPVGLALSLSAVGLGLLVACVARNPTEAANLGAGVLLPVTFLSGAFFPVPDLAFLSVAGRDLGPWHIFPARHALAALRQQLTFGAPMGSVVFELVATVVLGLGMLWIGAAVFQRTRMRPEQ